One window of the Thermomicrobiales bacterium genome contains the following:
- a CDS encoding vitamin B12-dependent ribonucleotide reductase, with product MVVDSTRLANTRVYALVRPTAHERKGAGLRVERRFTTTGANPYDSIEWARRTSRIANTDGSVVFEMEDAEIPANWSQIATDIMVSKYFRKAGVPQRDAQGNPLLNDDGSPQLGPERSAKQVIDRLAGTWRWWAEQHGYFAGEADAAAFEDELRYMLVHQMAAPNSPQWFNTGLNWSYGITGPGQGHFYVDALSGELRESADAYSRPTPHACFIQSVDDDLVSDGGIFDLATREARVFKYGSGTGSNFSKLRGEGEPLSGGGTSSGLMSFLKVFDRAAGAIKSGGTTRRAAKMVVLNMDHPDIETFINWKVEEEKKVAALIAAGYSSDFNGDAYATVSGQNSNNSVRVTSEFMKAVQNDGDWNLTWRTNGKVARTVKARDLWRQVGEAAWACADPGVQFDTTINDWHTSLASGRINASNPCSEYLFLDDTACNLASLNLMTFYDTKTNTFRLDDYRHAIRLWTIVLEISVLMAQFPSAEIARLSYIFRTLGLGYANLGSLLMTMGLPYDSEEGRTISAALTAIMTGESYAVSSEMARELGPFPGYAENREHMLRVIRNHRRAAWNAPASDYELLSVLPVAINPEFCPDDLLKAARHAWDRALLLGAEHGFRNAQTTLLAPTGTIGLLMDCDTTGVEPDFALVKFKKLAGGGYFKIANQSVAPALENLGYPKAQIDDIMRYVLGTLTLDGAPHINRESLAAKGLNAEDIAKVEKALPGVFELPFAFNVWTLGEDALGRLGLTKEQWSKPGFNLLRAIGFSQQQIDEANDAICGMQTVEGAPYLKDKHLQIFDCANRCGKHGQRFIHYMGHVRMMAAAQPFLSGAISKTINMPNEATIRDIENAYHESWRLGIKAMALYRDGSKLSQPLSSTSDKKEDAAADEQKAEIARLKTELAEMRKVIGQIDPAQGGVPRTVTTGFRPTRRTLPAKRGGFTQEARVASHKIYLRTGEYDDGQLGEIFVDLHKEGAAMRSLMNCFAIAVSKGLQYGVPLQEFVDTFTFTRFEPQGMVDGHPNIKMATSIIDYVFRVLGLEYLGRTDLVQIPPQESATNFGEMLPPEVKSSAAPTPAPTSPAPAPANGGMTLTNGNGNGHKNGSHAAPKAESQPAAAAPQASIATETAPVLDGGVSQQLAGMMGDAPFCDVCGHITVRNGACYKCLNCGNSLGCS from the coding sequence ATGGTGGTTGACTCGACTCGTCTGGCTAACACTCGCGTCTACGCACTGGTTCGCCCAACTGCCCACGAGCGCAAGGGCGCCGGGTTGCGTGTCGAGCGGCGCTTCACCACTACCGGGGCCAACCCCTACGACAGCATCGAGTGGGCCAGGCGCACCTCGCGCATCGCCAATACGGACGGCTCGGTCGTCTTCGAGATGGAGGACGCCGAGATCCCGGCCAACTGGTCGCAGATCGCGACCGATATCATGGTCTCCAAGTACTTCCGCAAGGCCGGCGTCCCGCAGCGCGATGCGCAGGGCAACCCGTTGTTGAACGACGACGGATCGCCGCAGCTCGGGCCAGAGCGCTCTGCGAAGCAGGTTATCGACCGGCTGGCCGGCACGTGGCGCTGGTGGGCCGAGCAGCATGGCTACTTCGCCGGCGAGGCCGACGCCGCCGCGTTCGAGGACGAGCTGCGCTACATGCTCGTCCACCAGATGGCCGCGCCCAATTCGCCGCAGTGGTTCAACACCGGCCTGAACTGGTCCTATGGCATCACCGGCCCGGGCCAGGGCCACTTCTACGTCGACGCGCTCAGCGGCGAGTTGCGCGAGTCCGCCGACGCATACTCGCGCCCGACCCCGCACGCCTGCTTCATCCAGTCGGTCGACGACGACCTCGTCTCCGATGGCGGCATCTTCGATCTGGCCACCCGCGAGGCGCGCGTGTTCAAATACGGCTCCGGCACCGGCTCGAACTTCTCGAAGCTGCGCGGCGAGGGGGAGCCGCTCTCTGGCGGCGGCACGTCGTCGGGCCTGATGAGCTTCCTGAAGGTGTTCGACCGGGCGGCCGGCGCGATCAAGTCGGGCGGCACGACCCGCCGAGCGGCCAAGATGGTCGTCCTCAACATGGATCACCCGGATATCGAGACGTTCATCAACTGGAAGGTCGAGGAGGAGAAGAAGGTCGCCGCGCTGATTGCGGCCGGGTACTCCAGCGACTTCAACGGCGACGCTTACGCGACTGTCTCTGGCCAGAACTCGAACAACTCCGTCCGCGTCACCTCGGAGTTCATGAAGGCAGTCCAGAACGACGGTGACTGGAACCTGACCTGGCGCACAAATGGCAAAGTGGCGCGCACGGTCAAGGCCCGCGACCTGTGGCGGCAGGTGGGCGAGGCGGCCTGGGCCTGCGCCGACCCGGGCGTGCAGTTCGACACGACGATCAACGACTGGCACACCAGCCTGGCATCGGGCCGAATCAACGCGTCCAACCCGTGCTCCGAGTATCTGTTCCTCGACGACACGGCCTGCAATCTCGCCTCGCTGAACCTGATGACGTTCTACGACACCAAGACCAATACGTTCCGCCTCGACGACTACCGGCACGCCATCCGACTCTGGACGATCGTGCTGGAGATCAGCGTGCTGATGGCCCAGTTCCCCAGCGCCGAGATCGCCCGGCTGTCGTACATCTTCCGCACGCTGGGCCTCGGTTACGCCAACCTCGGCTCGCTGCTGATGACGATGGGCCTGCCGTACGACTCGGAGGAGGGCCGCACGATCTCGGCGGCGCTGACTGCGATCATGACCGGCGAGTCCTACGCCGTCTCGTCCGAGATGGCGCGCGAGCTCGGCCCGTTCCCCGGCTATGCCGAGAACCGCGAACACATGCTGCGGGTCATCCGCAACCACCGTCGCGCGGCCTGGAATGCGCCGGCCAGCGACTACGAGTTGCTCTCGGTCCTGCCGGTGGCGATCAACCCGGAGTTCTGCCCGGACGACCTGCTGAAAGCCGCCCGCCATGCCTGGGATCGCGCGCTGCTGCTCGGGGCCGAGCACGGCTTCCGCAACGCCCAGACGACGCTGCTGGCCCCGACCGGCACGATCGGGCTGCTGATGGATTGCGACACGACCGGCGTCGAGCCAGACTTCGCGCTGGTGAAGTTCAAGAAGCTGGCCGGCGGTGGTTATTTCAAGATCGCCAACCAGTCAGTCGCGCCGGCGCTCGAGAATCTTGGCTATCCGAAGGCGCAGATCGACGACATCATGCGCTATGTCCTCGGCACGCTCACCCTCGACGGCGCGCCGCACATCAACCGCGAGTCGCTGGCGGCCAAGGGGCTCAACGCGGAAGACATCGCCAAGGTCGAGAAGGCGCTGCCGGGGGTGTTCGAGCTGCCGTTCGCCTTCAACGTCTGGACCCTCGGCGAGGATGCGCTCGGCCGGCTGGGGCTGACGAAGGAGCAATGGTCGAAGCCCGGCTTCAACCTGCTGCGGGCAATCGGCTTCAGCCAGCAGCAGATCGACGAGGCCAACGACGCCATCTGCGGCATGCAGACGGTCGAGGGCGCGCCATACCTGAAGGATAAGCATCTTCAGATCTTCGACTGCGCCAACCGCTGCGGCAAGCACGGCCAGCGCTTTATCCACTACATGGGCCACGTCCGGATGATGGCCGCCGCACAGCCGTTCCTCTCCGGCGCGATCTCGAAGACGATCAACATGCCCAACGAGGCGACGATCCGCGACATCGAGAACGCCTACCACGAATCCTGGCGGCTTGGCATCAAGGCGATGGCGCTCTACCGCGACGGCTCGAAGCTCTCGCAACCGCTCTCCAGCACGTCAGACAAGAAGGAAGACGCGGCAGCCGACGAGCAGAAGGCGGAGATCGCCCGGCTGAAAACCGAGCTGGCAGAGATGCGTAAGGTTATCGGGCAGATCGACCCGGCGCAGGGTGGCGTGCCACGCACCGTCACGACCGGCTTCCGCCCGACACGCCGAACCCTGCCGGCCAAGCGCGGCGGCTTCACCCAGGAGGCGCGCGTCGCCAGCCACAAGATCTACCTGCGCACCGGCGAGTACGACGACGGGCAGCTCGGCGAGATCTTCGTCGACCTCCACAAGGAGGGCGCAGCGATGCGCTCGTTGATGAACTGCTTCGCCATCGCCGTCTCGAAGGGTCTGCAATACGGCGTGCCGCTGCAGGAGTTCGTCGACACCTTCACCTTCACGCGCTTCGAGCCGCAGGGCATGGTCGACGGCCACCCGAATATCAAGATGGCGACGAGCATCATCGACTACGTCTTCCGCGTCCTCGGGCTGGAGTATCTTGGCCGGACCGACCTCGTCCAGATCCCACCGCAGGAATCGGCGACGAACTTCGGCGAGATGCTGCCGCCGGAGGTCAAGTCGTCCGCCGCCCCGACGCCCGCGCCGACGTCGCCAGCCCCCGCGCCGGCCAACGGCGGAATGACGCTGACGAACGGCAACGGCAACGGCCACAAGAACGGCAGCCACGCCGCGCCGAAGGCCGAGTCCCAGCCGGCCGCCGCCGCGCCGCAGGCCAGCATCGCCACCGAGACCGCGCCAGTGCTCGACGGCGGCGTTAGCCAGCAACTGGCCGGCATGATGGGCGACGCCCCCTTCTGCGACGTCTGCGGCCACATCACCGTCCGCAACGGCGCTTGCTACAAGTGCCTCAACTGCGGCAACAGCCTGGGCTGTTCGTAG
- a CDS encoding cupin domain-containing protein translates to MSSETTNTRPAAVATRQIENERVIVTEWRFAPGAHTGWHRHEYDYVVVPMTTGRLLLETPDGQLTADLVAGQSYTRGIGVEHDVINDNDSEFVFVEIEIKA, encoded by the coding sequence ATGAGCAGCGAGACGACCAATACCAGGCCGGCCGCCGTGGCGACGCGGCAGATCGAGAACGAGCGGGTGATTGTGACCGAGTGGCGCTTCGCGCCGGGGGCGCACACCGGCTGGCACCGGCACGAGTACGACTACGTCGTCGTCCCGATGACGACCGGTCGGCTGCTGCTGGAGACGCCGGATGGACAGCTGACGGCGGATCTCGTGGCCGGCCAGTCGTACACGCGCGGCATCGGCGTCGAGCACGATGTCATCAACGACAACGATAGCGAGTTCGTCTTCGTCGAGATCGAAATCAAGGCGTAG
- a CDS encoding cation diffusion facilitator family transporter: MNHEPHSEHAPAERVERRPLAIALAITAIFLVVEAAGGLLTGSLALLADAGHMLTDVAALALALFAIWLAQRPATPTRSFGYLRAEVLAALANAAALIAISLLIFWEAIRRLGAPPEVDSGPMLVVAIAGLLANATSAWVLSRGGGHHHNLNTRGAFLHVISDMLGSAGAIVAALVMLATGWYLADPLLSAGIGLLVLWNAWRLLRESVDVLLEATPPEIDPAAVRDALGEIDGIEGIHDLHVWTVTSGLVALSAHVEVAPGSDWDRLLPEASDLLADRFGVGHITLQPETVGALPDAFRGCSLDSPEGVLACRSRVERAAPPAHAGHRH, translated from the coding sequence GTGAACCACGAGCCTCACTCAGAGCATGCGCCGGCCGAGCGAGTCGAGCGTCGACCGCTGGCCATTGCGCTGGCGATCACCGCAATATTCCTCGTGGTCGAGGCGGCCGGCGGGCTGCTGACGGGGTCACTGGCGCTGCTGGCCGACGCCGGCCACATGCTGACCGACGTCGCCGCGCTGGCGCTGGCGCTGTTCGCCATCTGGTTGGCGCAGCGGCCAGCGACTCCGACGCGGTCGTTCGGCTATCTGCGGGCAGAGGTGCTGGCCGCGCTGGCGAACGCGGCGGCGTTGATTGCCATCTCACTCCTCATCTTCTGGGAGGCGATCCGTCGCCTCGGCGCGCCTCCTGAGGTCGACAGCGGCCCGATGCTCGTCGTCGCCATCGCCGGCCTGCTGGCAAACGCCACCAGCGCCTGGGTGCTCTCGCGTGGCGGTGGCCACCACCACAACCTCAACACCCGTGGCGCGTTTCTCCACGTCATCAGCGACATGCTCGGCTCGGCCGGCGCGATCGTCGCCGCGCTGGTGATGCTGGCGACCGGCTGGTATCTGGCAGACCCGCTGCTCTCGGCTGGGATCGGGCTGCTGGTGCTCTGGAACGCCTGGCGACTGCTGCGTGAGTCGGTCGACGTGCTGCTGGAGGCGACACCGCCAGAGATTGACCCGGCGGCAGTGCGCGACGCGCTCGGCGAGATCGACGGGATCGAAGGGATCCACGACCTGCACGTCTGGACGGTGACCTCGGGCCTGGTCGCCCTGAGCGCCCACGTCGAGGTCGCGCCCGGCAGCGACTGGGACCGACTCCTGCCGGAGGCGTCCGACCTGCTGGCCGACCGTTTCGGCGTCGGCCACATCACGCTGCAGCCGGAGACCGTCGGCGCGCTGCCGGACGCGTTCCGTGGCTGCTCGCTCGACTCGCCGGAGGGCGTGCTGGCCTGCCGCTCGCGGGTCGAGCGCGCCGCGCCGCCGGCCCACGCCGGCCACCGGCACTGA